In Rhodanobacter humi, the genomic stretch TCGCCGAGCACGTGGTGCACCAGCGCGGCGTGGAACTGCACGACATTCTCACCCTTGGGCGGCGGCGGGAAGCGCACGTAGGTGAAGCCGCGCTCGTTCGCATCCCAGGCCACGCCCTGCGGCGTGGTGCCGCCACCGGCCCAGGGCAGGGCGTCGGGCAAGGTCTTGCCGCTCTGCACGTCGAGCACGTGGATCGTGGTGAGCTCACTGCCGCCCTCGGCGGTGCCGTAGGCGAGGTAGCGGCCGCTGGGCGAGGGCCAGTAGCCGGTGATCGCGGTGTTGCCGCCGTTCGCGTTGAGGTCCACCAGCACGCGCGCCGTGCCGTTCGGCCACGGCTGCGCGATCAGCTGCGGCTGCGCTTGCGGCGGTGTCTCCTGCATATAGAACAGCGTGCCGCCGGCCAGCAGCGGGCCGGAGCGGGTGGTGGAGGTGATCGCCAGCTCGCGCACGCGCGCGTTCATCGCCTGGCCGTCCGGCATCGTCGCCAGCACCTGCTCGGTGTACGCGTTCTGCGCCTTGATCCAGGCCGCGACCGCGGGGTCGGCAGGGTTTTCCAGCCAGCGGTACGGATCCGCCACGGTGACGCCGTGCAGCACGCTGGCGTCGTCGTGCCGCGGCGTGGCGGGCGGTTCCGGCATGCGGCCGCCGATCAGCGACACGTCGCGTTGCGGAGGCGTGGGCATCTGCCGGGCATCGGCGATGCAGGCGGCCATGCCCGCGAACAACGCAAGCGACAGGGCAAGTACGGGGCGCATGCGGATTCTCCGACCGTGGGACCGCCCCCGAGGGTAACCCCGGCTCCCGGCCCATGCACCTGACTTTCGGCACAGGGGCGGCTGCGCCTTCGCCGCGCCCGGTATCCTGAAGTTTTCCCCGCCAGGAACTCCCATGCGCCGATTGCTGCTCGCCGGCCTGATCGCCCTCGCCACGCTGCCCGCGGCGAGCTTCGCCGCCCCCGCGACACCGAGCGCTGCCGGCGCACCGCTGGACCTGGCCACCATCATGGCCAGCCCCGACTGGATCGGCCACGCGGTGGAGAGTCCGTACTGGAGTGTGGACGGCAAGAGCCTCTACTACACGCTGAAGCGCGACGGCGATAGCGTGCGCGATCTCTATCAGGTGAGCGCGACGGGCGGTGCGGCGACGAAGCTGGACCCTGCTGCGATGGCGCAGGCCGACGGCCCCGCGGTGTACGACCGCAGCCACACGCATGCCGCCTTCATCCTGCACGGTGACGTGTTCCTGGTCGATCTCGCCAGCGGCCGCCGCGTGCAGGTCACACGCACGCCGCAGCCGGAATCCGCGCCGCAGTTCTCCGCCGACGGCCGCACGCTGCAGTTCCGCGACGGCAACGACTGGTACGGCTACGACCTCGCCAGCGGCGTCACTTCACCCGCGGCGATCCTGAAGTTCGCCGACGACCCGCAAGCGAAAAAACCCGACGCGCTGGAACGCCAGCAGCTGGAACTGTTCAGCACGCTGCGCGAGATGAAGGCCGACCGCGACGCGCACCGCGCGCAGCAGCAGGCGCTGGAAGCCGCCGACGCCAGCCGCGCGCCGCAGCCGTTCTGGCTGGGCGACAAGGTCAAGGCGGTGGACACCGAGCTGTCGCCCGATGGCCGCTGGATGCTGGTGATCACCGAGCCCGCGCACCACGACGACGGCAAGGCCCCGGGGGTGATCCACTACGTCACCGACTCCGGCTATACCGAGTTGCAGAAGGCCCGCGACTACGTGGGCCGCGACGATCCGGCGCCGCAGTCGCTGCTGCTGCTCGATCTCGCCGCGCACAAGGTCTGGCCGCTCGCCACCGACACTCTGCCCGGCATCAAGGACGACCCGCTGAAGGCGATCCGCGACCGGACCATCGCCACGCTGGAAAAGGCCGGCCACGCGGACGAAGCCAAGGCGCTGAAGGCGCCCGCGGTGCGCCCGGTCACCATCGCCAACCAGGGCAGCGGCGGCGGCATCGTGTGGAGCGAGGACGGCAGCCAGGCCGCCGTGCAACTGCGCGCGATCGACAACAAGGACCGCTGGATCGCCAGCGTCGATTTCGCGAACCACGCGCTGGTGGCGCAGGACCGCCTGCACGACAACGCCTGGATCAACTGGAGCTTCAACGACTTCGGCTGGCTCAAGGACGGCCGCACGCTGTGGTACCTCAGCGAGGCCAGTGGCTGGTCGCGGCTCTACGTGAAACCGCTGGACGGCAAGGCCAGTGCGCTCACCGACAACACGCGCTACGAAATGAGCCAACCCGCGCTCAGCCCCGACGGCAAGTGGTTCTACCTGCTGGCGAACAAGACCGCGCCGCACAGCTACGACGTCTACCGCGTGCCTGCAAGCGGCGGCGAGCTGGCGCGCGTGACGCAGTACGAAGGCGTGGACGATTTCACGCTGTCGCCCGAAGGCAACCAGCTCGCCGTGCTGCATTCCGCGCCATACCTGCTCAGCCAGCTCGCGGTGCAGAACGCCGGCGGCGGCACGCCACGCGAACTCACCGACACCATGAAGAGCGCGTACACCGCGCGCGCCTGGATCCAGCCGCAGTTCGTCGAGGTACCCTCCAGCCACGGCGCCGGCACGGTCTACGCGAAGTACTACGGCCCCGCGAACGAAACCGATTCGCCTGATTCACGCCCCGCGGTGCTCTTCGTGCACGGCGCGGGCTACCTGCAGGACGTGTCGAAGCAGGAGACGTATTACATCCGCGAGCAGATGTTCCAGAACCTGCTGGTGCAGCAGGGCTACGTGGTGCTGGACCTGGACTACCGCGGCTCCGCCGGCTACGGCCGCGACTGGCGCACCGCGATCTACCGCAACATGGGCCATCCGGAACTGGAAGACCTGCTCGACGGCAAGGCCTGGCTGGTCAAGCACCACGGCGTCGACCCGAAACGCGTGGGCATCTACGGCGGCAGCTACGGCGGCTTCATGACCGAGATGGCGCTGCTGCGCGCACCCGGCGAATTCGCGGCCGGCGCCGCGTTGCGCCCGCCGTCGGACTGGGTCACCTACAACCACGAGTACACCTCGAACATCTTGAACGACCCGCAGCTCGACCCCGAGGCCTACAAGACGAGTTCTCCGATCGAATACGCGCAGAACCTGCAGGATCCGCTGCTGATCGAACACGGCCTGATCGACGACAACGTGCTGGCCAGCGACTCGATCCGCCTGTACCAGCGCTTCGTCGAACTGCACAAGAAGGACTTCTGGATCTCGCTGTACCCGCTGGAACGCCACGACTTCAAGCACGCCGACGACTGGTACGACGAGTACCGGCGCATCGACGAGTTGTTCAGTACGTATGTGAAGCAGCGTCCGGCGCAGTGAGCGTCGCCGGCTGCGGCGCGATGCGCCGCAGCCGGTCGGCCAGGGTGGCGCGCGACAGTTCGCCCATGTGCTGGTCGCGCAGGATGCCGTCGGCGTCCAGGAACAACGTGGTGGGATAGCCGTGCACGCCGTAACGGGCGGACAACTCGAGCTTGCCATCGATCAGCACCAGTTGCGGCGCCAATCGCTCCCGGCGCAGATAGTCCGCCACGGTCGCGGCGT encodes the following:
- a CDS encoding S9 family peptidase, translated to MRRLLLAGLIALATLPAASFAAPATPSAAGAPLDLATIMASPDWIGHAVESPYWSVDGKSLYYTLKRDGDSVRDLYQVSATGGAATKLDPAAMAQADGPAVYDRSHTHAAFILHGDVFLVDLASGRRVQVTRTPQPESAPQFSADGRTLQFRDGNDWYGYDLASGVTSPAAILKFADDPQAKKPDALERQQLELFSTLREMKADRDAHRAQQQALEAADASRAPQPFWLGDKVKAVDTELSPDGRWMLVITEPAHHDDGKAPGVIHYVTDSGYTELQKARDYVGRDDPAPQSLLLLDLAAHKVWPLATDTLPGIKDDPLKAIRDRTIATLEKAGHADEAKALKAPAVRPVTIANQGSGGGIVWSEDGSQAAVQLRAIDNKDRWIASVDFANHALVAQDRLHDNAWINWSFNDFGWLKDGRTLWYLSEASGWSRLYVKPLDGKASALTDNTRYEMSQPALSPDGKWFYLLANKTAPHSYDVYRVPASGGELARVTQYEGVDDFTLSPEGNQLAVLHSAPYLLSQLAVQNAGGGTPRELTDTMKSAYTARAWIQPQFVEVPSSHGAGTVYAKYYGPANETDSPDSRPAVLFVHGAGYLQDVSKQETYYIREQMFQNLLVQQGYVVLDLDYRGSAGYGRDWRTAIYRNMGHPELEDLLDGKAWLVKHHGVDPKRVGIYGGSYGGFMTEMALLRAPGEFAAGAALRPPSDWVTYNHEYTSNILNDPQLDPEAYKTSSPIEYAQNLQDPLLIEHGLIDDNVLASDSIRLYQRFVELHKKDFWISLYPLERHDFKHADDWYDEYRRIDELFSTYVKQRPAQ